A stretch of the Salmo salar chromosome ssa20, Ssal_v3.1, whole genome shotgun sequence genome encodes the following:
- the LOC123729178 gene encoding galaxin, giving the protein MLPDLYNDASCGSQGNNPDSKICCAGKLSNRVLGKNLCCGTTPYGVEDRGVLCCNQTLHRVVEDGYQCSPGGYLYLPSRDMVCGSRVHLNDPGKHCCGEDTYDPQYEICCNGHKHSRWGNKSCCGGKAYDPSSDQMKCCAGTLYNLQVQDRLSEEAQCCGSVLMEAGSTQTCCSAPGLNLVYPTQPGFTCCGQHYPNSSLWSCCAGVLYSRPETQTTSKNMIPGPRLLPLGDLKTEVLCHTRVLLGTVQSVSVKMNERSIVMVNAMYMLASRGHVNPLPSPHYITLPDHCSSPELVPGNTYIWMKIPFLRHHKIHL; this is encoded by the exons atGCTGCCAG ATCTCTACAATGATGCTAGCTGTGGCTCTCAGGGAAACAATCCAGACAGTAAAATCTGCTGTGCCGGGAAGCTGTCCAATAGGGTGCTTGGAAAAAACCTG tGCTGCGGTACAACTCCGTATGGTGTAGAGGACCGAGGGGTGCTGTGCTGTAACCAGACCTTGCACCGTGTGGTGGAGGATGGGTACCAGTGCTCCCCAGGTGGCTACTTGTATCTACCATCCCGTGACATGGTGTGTGGCTCACGCGTTCATCTCAACGATCCAGGCAAACACTGCTGTGGAGAGGACACATACGACCCTCAGTATGAAATCTGCTGCAACGGACACAA ACACAGTAGGTGGGGGAACAAGTCCTGCTGCGGAGGGAAGGCCTACGACCCCAGCAGTGACCAGATGAAGTGTTGTGCAGGGACTCTGTACAACCTGCAGGTTCAGGACAGACTCTCAGAGGAGGCCCAGTGCTGTGGGAGTGTCCTGATGGAGGCTGGCTCCACGCAGACCTGCTGCTCTGCCCCAGGGCTGAACCTGGTCTACCCTACCCAGCCAGGGTTCACCTGCTGTGGGCAGCACTACCCCAACTCCTCCCTGTGGTCATGCTGCGCGGGGGTCCTGTACTCAAGGCCTGAAACACAAACCACCAGCAAGAACATGATTCCAG GACCCAGGCTTCTACCACTGGGGGATCTGAAGACTGAAGTCCTGTGTCACACCAGAG ttctGCTAGGGACAGTGCAGAGTGTGTCTGTGAAGATGAATGAGCGGTCCATCGTGATGGTGAACGCCATGTACATGCTGGCCTCACGTGGCCATGTCAACCCCCTGCCTTCCCCTCACTACATCACATTACCCGACCACTGCAGCTCCCCTGAACTGGTGCCGGGCAACACTTACATCTGGATGAAAATACCTTTTCTCAGACACCATAAGATTCATCTCTGA